The following DNA comes from Nocardioides panzhihuensis.
TTCCGGCCGACGTGCGTGGTCGGCTCCATCGCCGACGTACTGCCGATGCTCGACGGCGGGGAATAGCCCGGCGGCACCCGGGCGCTGGGGCTGATGTGAACCAGGACCGCCCGTCGTGGGAGATGACCTTCGCCTACTCAGAGCAGCTGGCCGCCGGCTCCGCCGGTGAGGCCGTACGCTCCGCCAGCTGGCTGCTCGTCGACGACGGCACGGTCGTGCTGACCGCCGCCGGCCAGTCGCACCTGCTCAGGGCGGGGGATGCGGCCCTGGTCGGGGCGCAGGTCACGCACCGGCTGTCGACCCGCGACGGGGGCGCGCTCACGCGGGCGGACCTTCGCGCGGTCGACGTGGGCTACCCGCTGGCCAACCCGCTGGTCGTGCGCGACTTCGTCGGCCGTCACGGCGGCGTGGCCGAGCTGGTCCGGCGGTGCCCGCTGGCGGGCCCGTGCCGTCCGACGGCGCTGTTCGCGTCCGGCTACGCGTCGCTGCTCGGTGCGGCGATGACGGCCTCATGGCTCGACGACACCGGGCGCGGGACCGAGGGTCCCGCGCCAGTTCTCGACCCGACGGTGGCGCAGGTGCTCTCCGCGGTGATCGCGGACCCGGGACGGGCATGGTCGGTCGAGGCGATGGCGGAGTCGGCGCACCTGTCCAGGTCGGCGTTGGGGGAGCGCTTCCGGCGCAGCCTGGGTCAGAGCCCGAGCGAGGCGCTGCGCGACGTACGGATGCGCGCGGCCCGCCACCTGCTGGCCGGCGGTGACCGTCCGGTCGGGCAGGTGGCGTACGCCGTCGGCTACGGGTCGGCCGCGGCGTTCAGCCGGGCCTTCACCGCCACCCACGGGATCGGCCCGCAGGCGTGGCGTGAGGACCCGTCAGCCGCGCGGGACCCGGAGCGAGCCGAAGCCCGCAGCGGCGACGGCCGCGGCGGCCGCGCCGATGAGGAGCACCAGCTCGACGCCGTACTGGTCGAGGACCGCGCCTCCTAGGGCTGCCCCGAGGGTGATCGCCAACTGGAAGGCGGTGACCTGGAGGGCCAGCGCCGACTCGGTGCGCTCGCGCTCGACGCGGGTGACCCACAGCTGGGTGGCCACCGGCACCATGTTCATCCCGAAGCCCCACACGATCATCGCCAGCGCCATGGCCGGAGTGCTCTCGGCGAGCAGGGTCAGGACCAGTCCGCCAGCGAGGAGGATCGGCGCGACGGTGACGACGAGGCGCAACCGGTCGGAGAACCTGCCGGCCGCGAGGTTGCCGAAGAGCCCGCCGAGGCCCCACAGCGCCAGCATCCACATGCCGTTGCCGGGCGTGGTGTCCGAGATCGCGATCCGGATGAACGGGTACGCCACGAAGTTCCCGAGGACCACGACCACCACGAGAGCCACGCCGGCGACGAGCCGCGGGTTGCGGAGGGCTTGACGCATCATGCTCAGCCCGGCCCCCGGGTGGGCCGGCACCGGAGGCAGAGCTCGGGCCAGCGCCGCGGCGGCGACCAGGCTCAGCACGGCCGCCGCCGCGAACCCCCAGCGCCAGCCGGG
Coding sequences within:
- a CDS encoding helix-turn-helix domain-containing protein, translating into MNQDRPSWEMTFAYSEQLAAGSAGEAVRSASWLLVDDGTVVLTAAGQSHLLRAGDAALVGAQVTHRLSTRDGGALTRADLRAVDVGYPLANPLVVRDFVGRHGGVAELVRRCPLAGPCRPTALFASGYASLLGAAMTASWLDDTGRGTEGPAPVLDPTVAQVLSAVIADPGRAWSVEAMAESAHLSRSALGERFRRSLGQSPSEALRDVRMRAARHLLAGGDRPVGQVAYAVGYGSAAAFSRAFTATHGIGPQAWREDPSAARDPERAEARSGDGRGGRADEEHQLDAVLVEDRAS
- a CDS encoding MFS transporter; translation: MTTTSSDTTPPPITSPSTGQGRATPVVALAAGIAILVSSEFLPAGVLPTMARDLGISEGTAGLAVAATAIAGALTAPSIAMVLPRMDRRTLLVGLLVAAAVANLAVAVAPGFIVLLLGHLVLGAAIAGYWSFAFAVGTYASPGRDHVISTSIALGVTVATIVGLPLGSLLADGPGWRWGFAAAAVLSLVAAAALARALPPVPAHPGAGLSMMRQALRNPRLVAGVALVVVVVLGNFVAYPFIRIAISDTTPGNGMWMLALWGLGGLFGNLAAGRFSDRLRLVVTVAPILLAGGLVLTLLAESTPAMALAMIVWGFGMNMVPVATQLWVTRVERERTESALALQVTAFQLAITLGAALGGAVLDQYGVELVLLIGAAAAAVAAAGFGSLRVPRG